The Hypanus sabinus isolate sHypSab1 chromosome 1, sHypSab1.hap1, whole genome shotgun sequence genome contains a region encoding:
- the lsm5 gene encoding U6 snRNA-associated Sm-like protein LSm5, protein MALNSTNPSQLLPLELVDKCIGSRIHIVMKNDKEIVGTLLGFDDFVNMVLEDVTEFEITPEGRRITKLDQILLNGNNITMLIPGGEGPEV, encoded by the exons ATGGCGCTGAACTCGACTAATCCTTCGCAGCTGTTACCGCTAG AACTGGTGGACAAATGTATTGGTTCACGCATTCACATTGTCATGAAAAATGATAAAGAAATTGTAGGAACGCTACTAGGTTTTGATGATTTTGTCA ATATGGTACTTGAAGATGTCACAGAATT TGAGATCACACCAGAAGGAAGAAGAATCACAAAACTGGatcagatcttattgaatggaaaTAACATAACTATG CTTATACCTGGTGGTGAAGGCCCTGAAGTATGA